ACTCCTGGAACACAGATGGAGCCTTTGCCAGCCCATAGCTCATCACTAAATACTCATAATGTCCCTTGGTAGTactaaaagcagttttccactcgTCACCCTCCTTAATTCGAACAAGATTGTAAGCACTACGAAGGTCCAACTTGGAGAATATGGTAGCACCTCTAAGTTGCTCTAATGCAACCGGAATAAGGGGTAGAGGATATACAAATTTTTTAGTTATATCGTTCAGGGCACGATAGTCTATACAAGGTCTTAATCCACCATCCTTCTTTTTGACAAAGAAGAACCCCGAAGATATTGGAGACTTTGATGGACGTATAAACCCCTGTGTTAGAGCTTCTTCGACATACTCCTTCATGACTCTCTCCTCTTCCAAATTCAAAGGGTAAATACATGATTTAGGTAAGGTAGCACCTTCTACAAGTTCTATCGCACAGTCATACGGCCTATGCGGGGGTAGTTTAGTAGCTTTGGTTTTACTGAAGACTTCTAAGTATTGGGAATATACGGGAGGAAGTTTTACTGACATAGTTGACTCTGGACTCTCCACGGAAGTGGAATGGATAGAAATGTGTTTAAGGGCTAAACAGTTTGTTTGACAGAAGGGTGACCAGGATGTGATTTCGCGTTGGCTCCATGAGATCGCTGGGTTATGAATATCTAACCATGGTAGTCCCAAGATAATCTGAAAATCCGCCTTGGGTAATACCAGGAACGAAAGCCACTCGTGATGCAGGAAACTTGTTTGGAACCAAACAGGAACTGTCTCATGTGACATGAAATCTCCTCCAACGGGAAGGCCATCAAAAGCTCGGACTTGGATCTGTTTGCACAACTGTTTTGTCTTAATTCCCAGCCGGGTAACGAGGGATTGTTGAATGAAGTTTCCTTCGGCTCCAGAATCTATTAGCGCTGGAACGACAAGAGAAGttccttggcagtacactttGACAGGTATGAGAAAGGATTTTGATATTAACCCTTTTGTGGGTACACTCACTAAGTTAGCATGTGAAGTCCTCTCCAGGTTTTGAGTCCGGACTCGCGGAGGACAGCGTGTACAATCACGACGAATATGATCAGATCCTCCACTGTATAAGCATAGTCCACCGTGGAGACGACGAAGGCGTTCCTCTTGAGAAAGCCGCATAGTATCGCATTGCATAGGATCCGAAGGAGGACTAGGACTGGGAGCTTGACTTTGTACCGGGCGGAAAGGAAAACCAGGAACGGATTGACGCTTGACAACGTCTTGTCTTTTACACTGTGTCCGGGGACGTTTCTGCAGGAGTTGGTCTAGGCGGATGGATAAAGAAATTAACTGATCCAATGTTAATCTGTCATCTCGACAAGCTAGTTCCGTGAGTATTTCTGGATTAAGACCATTCCGAAAAACATTAATGAGTGCAGGTTCATTCCAACCACTCCCAGCAGCAATAGTCCGAAACTCTAACGCATAAGCGGCAGCCGTTCGAGCTCCTTGCTTAAGTGTGAGAAGGATCTCACCACAAGAACGTCCCTCCGTAGCATGGTCAAAGACTTCACGGAAAGTAGTGACAAATTCGGGATATGTGTTATTGACTATATTGTCCCAAGTAGCGGTGGCCCACTCAAGTGCTTTACCAGACAGACGGGAGACCAAAAAAGCGATTTTTGCCTGGTCGTTACTGGGAGGagaattctcaaaaaatatagaacattgCAATAAAAACCCGCTACATTTAGCCGGATCACCTTCAAAAATCTCCGGTTTACTGACAGGATAAAGAGAATTCAAACTGACAGACACTATAGGAGGACTGGGATTAGGGCTAGGAGCAGGAATACGAGCTATAAGGGCGTtcacactctccaacacttgtttcagctggagctgttgactctgttgttgttgagcgAGAGAATCAACATATTGAGTCACACTAGCCAacatttgctggtgttgaccTAGCATCTGGCCCTGACTAGTTATAGCCGTTCTAACGGCATCTGTGTCCGCTGTCTGCATGGAGGCCGAGTATTCTGTCATgacataacagaaagctgacagtcgcggaacacagtTAATAGTCCTTTTAATGTCattatccaaaagagtaatcacaaggcaggcaaagttcaaaaacaggagcaaacagtacctcagaggatgggcaaaaaccgtagtcaaaaacaggcagagttcgAAAACCAAAGAATACAAACAGTACCAAAAGGGATAAGGCAGGAGACGTAAATCGGgaacacaggcaggaagtaggcaacaagAAACCGTCAGACAAAATACAAGGGAATGCGTTGTATGCATGGGAGAACCAAAGCAATACTCGGCAGGGAACAGTTCACTGAATGGGGTATAAATAGGGAGACaaacaggtgtgagtaattagaattctggtgagggagaccggcGGGTAATCATGTGACTgacaggtgcattctgggaatttgagtcctgagatgtaggcgtgacacTCTCCATATTACACATGAGTAAAAAGGGGAGAGGCAGGGAAGGGGGAGGAGTTTTATGAAGGAGAAGATACGTCAAAATACAGCTGCCCTATACCAAAAAAGaccactttaataataatagctttgtgtaattttttaggttgtaatacatatattttaactcTGTTACGCCCACCCCCCAAAAATTACACAAACTCCCTAAACCGTAATATAATTATAAAGGAACAAAGTCATGTAATAAAAGgatgggaaaaaaagagagaaagtgaaaaaaaataataatctcttCAGCTAGCATCACACCTGCTGTAAAACCTGTGTGTTTATCAACTCGAAAGCTACCTAATTAAAGGCTAATGGGGAACATACATACAGATATATAAGGTGCCTATTACACCTATGCACCCTCTGGCTACACCGAGACAAAATTTCAGAATGAAAAAGACTTCAACTATATTTGGCTTAGACATGAACCACTGTATGCTTTATTTCATGAGCCCCAAACAAACTTTCTAACTGGACCATGGATTCTATTAATTTGCATACTGGCTTTATAACTCTCCCGAATCTAGAAGTGAGATGATCATGAGTCTGATCAGGCATATCTGTATCCGTGGAATCTCTGGGACTTGAGTGAAATGATGGGTAGACACTGTCACTAGCATAATTAGCATACTAGCATACTAACTACCTGTTTGAGCCCTGGTTCTGGCGTATTTCGATCAGAAGGAGGAATTGGTTGCATCTGAGAAGTGTTGCATGGCTGTGAACAACAAGCATCATAAACAGGTTGTTGTGACTCATCCTGTTTGATAAGGGATTGGGTGACTGTTGCCAGACCTGGCCTACTTGCTGTAAATGACACCCGTGGGGCATGGGCTGTTCCTTTCCGTATGTCCCTCTGGTGGTCATCCAGCCTCTCTTGGACCTCAGCTGCAGTCCATTTTTCAGCAGacttgaaagagagagataaagcaaGGTTCGGGTCTGGGCAATGAGATATAAACATCATCACAACTTCAGCGCTTGGGTCCTCCACGCTCTTACCCCTCCTCTTCAAACACTCATCCGCCACATCTATTGCTTTATTGATACGAATCCAGTATTCCATCACGCTTTCACCAGCCATAGGGATAGTATTATAGAAATCTCTCATAGGCATATTGGAGTATGTTAGCTCACTGAAGTGCCGTTTTAGAATATCAAATATAGAAGTTGGACTGCTGGAGTTTAGCAGTGTATTGCTACGTAAGGAGACTTTCACCATGTCTTTGGCTTTACCTGTCAGTCGGCTAATGATAAACTCACCAATCTCATCTTTCGCATAATTTACTCTGCGAAGATAGTTCATCATCATGTCCTCCCACTCATGGACAGAAAGGTTATCTGTTCCATCACCACGAAAGAAGGGAGGTGGCTTTATGTCTGATTGGACTGTTATGTTCAGCTTAGAAGCATCAATGAAAGATTGTGACTGCTGGCTCTGAGACCGGGGATGGGAATCTGTGTGTTGGTGCATGGTTTGGATACTGGCAGTGATGCTGTCACTTATCTGCTTCGCTAAGTCAGCCATGACACTACTTAAAACATCTGTGCTTATTATTTGGGATCGGGGCTGAGAAACTTCATGGCTAATGGGTGTAGAAACTGCTGCTGGGCCTTTATGACAATCTGACACTAACTGATAAACTGTGTCATCCTGATTTACTATAAAGGAAGATGCTGCAGGTCTGCCTCTCCCATAACCTGTGACTGATTGACCCCTCCCTATTGCAAATGTCACATTGTGAAAAAAAGGACTTTGTTCTTTAACATCAGTGCTATTAGTCCCCGACATACTGTGATCTTACACaatgaatgtataaaaaaaattagacAAATATATCTATAGgcaaataaaaattaacacTTGACAGTCACCATCAGCATAAATGTAATTAACATCAACTCGAATGAAGCTTAATTACATATAACATGTATTCCTTTCTTACTTTCCCTGTCTGTTTAGAAACCTTAAGTCTTGTCACATAtaggaaaatataaataaatatatatattattattatttttttaaaggataTTAGCAGATAACGTGACCAATTGAGTAAATACTTTCCCTCAGAAAACCGGAGATTTCATCTGCGTGAGCGCAGGATCATGTGCGCTGACAGCGGAGCAGGGAAGACAGTTCGTATCACACCCGGACCGAGCAGCGCGAGCAGGACGATAGCAACCCGCGGCGATCAAGCAAGCGATGATCCTCAAAATCCAGGACGGTCATGGCACCAAATGTAACCGGTGGTTACGGATAAACAGAGACtttgcattgtgtttttttcccgTTGAGGATTTATTCtgacaacagaaataaacagcctTTTAGTATTAGACAGGCAGTGTGTATCTCTTCTCTCCTCGTATCTCCTCTCTCCATATTACACATGAGTAAAAAGGGGCGCGCGGCGAGAGAAAGAAATGCACCTCAGAATGTATATCACATTAATGAATCAATTACCGATTAACGATAATGCAATACATGATTAACTTAAAACGTATTAACTTAACAATTGCTAAGATTTCTGGATAGGGTGGGTACAGTCATGACGTCACTCTACTGAACTTCACTATAATAGCATGAGCATATATATTTGCTAAAGTGAATACATAAGAGTCTATCAGAGTTCATATTAAATTCCCCATACCGgacaacagaaataaacagcctTTTAGTATTAGACAGGCAGTGTGTATCTCTTCTCTCCTCGTATCTCCTCTGTGATTTtacatgaatataaaaaaaaccgTAAGAGATCAGAATTAGACTCTTAGCATAGAGCATACGGTGTGACAATAGCAATATGAAAATGGGCATATTTGTTATAAGACACACCATCATCAGAAAATATCTCAACATAATGATTAATAATGGACACATGaagtatataaaataatttggtgATTTAAAATAATCTAGAAACATAGGATTACAAAAGATAAATTATGGAGTAAACCTGAAACCTACCTCTCCATATTACACATGAGTAAAAAGGGGAGAGGCAGGGAAGGGGGAGGAGTTTTATGAAGGAGAAGAGACGTCAAAATACAGCTGCCTTATACCAAAAAAGatcactttaataataatagctttgtgtaattttttaggttgtaaaacatatattttaactCTGTTACATACGCACACGGTGTATGGGTAGTGTAGGGGGTGTAGTGAGTATCTTGACATCgagtgtcatttcaagacaaaaataaagaaaataaggtTAACTGAATGCCTGTTACAATCTTTAATTTAACCTAATTGAAAAGCCACTAATGCACTAGTTGAAATAGCATTATGCTAGCAGAGCaaacctgattattgatgaaAGTAAAGGaagcctgctgaaaaagccagtaaaaatgttcattcattaaacactgcagtatttagggcagactgaatTGATGTTTAGGTTCTTTCCTGATGTTATGACTGTACATTTTTAAGATACCTGTATATAACAAGTTAGTAGTTGTTCATAACTCAGCTTTGGTTTTCACCCTGTAGATGGGTATTAAATGTTCTATATAAAGGCAGGTGCTCCTTGCTTTGTttaatctgtacctcgtcaAAAATATATGCTGCTGTGTGGCAATTACCCCAAGCCCCCTTGGTTAAAGCTTAGTCCCTCTAATCATTCATCTCTAGTGAAAGCCCTGCTTTGGAACAACCTTCCTTTTTACATAGAATTTTCTGCCACATTAGAAATTTTTTAGACAAACGTTAAAATCTTTTTCATTTGCCCAGGCTTTTAACATTTCATAGAGTATTATGTAAGGGGCTGCCCGTGCCATGGGCCTCCCACCAACAGGGGGCGACCACATCACAGGAACTGTGTTAATCAGCCCGATTGACAACAGCTGGGGCTTACTCTTTATTAAGCCTTCAGTCTGTGTTTTCAGTGCAGAGTTATGAGTTTGTAGAAACCAGACCTTTCTGGTAATTTGGTATTTCTCTCCAAAAGAAGCCTTttgatatttttgtattttcaacCATTGGAGTTAATTCTACTCACAAGCCCTTTCTTTCTATCCTCCAGGAGTCTGGATAGCATTTTTTTGTTGGGACTTTTTGTCTTGCTGATTTGCTTTCTCCTGTActttttcaaaaaaataaaataataaaataaataaataaataaataatttttctcTCTTGTCTCCTTTTCTTTTACATCTGCTATCCTTCTCTTTTGCTTCACTGGTAGTCGCAAGCCCCAATACATATTTAAGTTAATCTATTTGCTTTTGGGTTCTTCACAATCAGTCAAATATCTGTACCGGATAGCTGTACCTTTACAGCAAGACTCTGCCACAATGAACCCAGCAGATAGAGCTGTTCTGCAGCAGGCTATTTCAGCTCAAGGGGCATGCCTGGGCAAACATGAAGAAGCTTTAGGGGAGCTGGAAAAATGCATGCAGGAACTGTCGCTGTGCAACAACTCACTTCCCTACCTCAGGTTCATACTGCATCTTCTGCTACACCAGTGCAGCCTCTTCCTGCTTCCACCTTTGAGGTTACACTCCCAGCCCCTAATAGATATGCAGGTGATCTGAGAGGATGTCGGGGTTTTTTGCTCCAATGCTCTCTGGCCTTTCAGCAAGCTCCCAACCAGTTTTCTTCAGAAGCTGCCAGGGTGGCCTACATGATCTCCCTGCTCTCTGACCGTGCTTTATCCTGGGCTACAGCCCTTTGGGAGGCTAATTCACCCGACTGTGCCACGTCAGGAAATTTTTCTAAAGCTATGGGACATACTTCTGATAGTCCTGTATTGTCCAGTGAGGCTGCCACTGCTCTCTTTAGTGTATGTCAAGGTTAACCGCTCAATAGCAGATTTTAATATCACCTTTCATGCTCTTGCCACAGAGAGTGGGTGGGATTCAAAGGCTCTCATGGCAGTATAACAATAAAGCCTTTGTGAAGAGCTTAAGGACCGTATGGCAGTCCATGAACCTCCTGCCTCATTGGAGGAATTTTATCAACTCGATCTGAGACTTGACAATCACCTGCAGGATCGTCGTCGAGCAAGTAAAAGGAGTCAACTTGTGCCTCCAGATTACCCATCTCGTACCAAATCCCCTCCCAGAGTGGAGGAGAGTGAACCCATGCAACTGGGTCATACCCACCTTACACCCCAGGAAGCCACGACCTGACGTTGTCTGGGTCTTTGTATGTATTGTGGGGGTAATGACCATAAATTGAATAAGTGTTCAGTCAGGCCATTAAAAGATCAGACCTACACCAGGCAGGGGGCTCTAGGGTAGGTTCAATTCTTGGCCCTTATTCAAGTGGCTTATTCTGACTGTGTCCATATTATGGGGAAAATCCTTCACTGAACAACGTGTTACAGCATTTGTTGACTCAGGTGCGGCAAGTAACTTCATGGACACAACTATGGCTCAAAACTTAGGTCTCTCTATTGAGTCTCTTAGCATGCCTCTACCGGTCTCAGCCATAGACAGCCTCCCTCTCCGCTCAGGAGCCGTAACCCAGCGAACTAAACCAGTTATACTCAAAGTGGGCCACCACACAGAGAATATTTTGACAAGAGCTCTTGAGTTGCCCATCATTTTAGGGTTCTCTTGGCTGCAGAGACACAATCCCCAAATTGACTGGCTCTCCAAATCCACCTGACATTGGAGACCCCACTGTCAGTCATCCTGTCTATGCCCAGGTACCCTAGAAAATCAGTACTTCCATAGATGTTCCGACTGGCTTAAGTAAGGTGCCTACTGTCTATCATGACCTCTGAGGTCTTcagtaaacaaaaaacagaggTCTTACCACCATCGGAATTTCGACTGCACCATTGAAGTAGAACCTGGTACTACCCCTCCAAGAAGACGTCTCTTTTCCTTGTCTGGCGCAGAGAAAGAGgctatgaaaaaatatattcaggAGTCTCTGGCACAAGGCTTCATCCTTCCTTCCACATCTCCTGCTGGTACAGGATTCATTTTCATAGGGAAGAAGGATGGGGGCCTGCCACCGTGCATAGACTATAGAGGACTCAATAAAATCACTGTCAAGTACCACTATCCCTTGCCATTGATGAACACTGCCTTTGAAACCCTACAGCAGGCTGCAGTGTTCACTAAATTGGACCTCAGGAGCGCTTATAATTTAGTGCGGATTCGGCAGGGGGATGACTGGATGACGGCTTTCATCACTCCTCCTGGCCACTGAGTATCTAGTGATGCCATTTGGCTTGATGAATGCTCCCGCAGTTTTCCAATGTCTCATTCATGAGGTCCTGCACGAGACCATTGGCCTATATGCTTTTGTTTACCTGGATGACATACTCCTTTTCAGAAAGACCTTAAAGGAGCATGTTATTCATGTCCACCATATTCTGCAATTACTCTTGGCAAACCATCTTTTTGTAAAACTGAATTTCAAGTACCGGTGGTACACTTCTTGGGTTTTATAGTGTCCAAGGGTAGTTTAGCTATGGATCCAGCCAAATTGAAAGCAGTGGCTGAGTAGCCTCACCCTACTACTCTCCATTTGGTCCAACGCTTTCTGGGATTCGCTAACTTCTACCGTTGGTTCGTCAGAAACATTGGTTCAGTGGCCACTGCTCTTACGGCTTTGACTCGTAAGAGAACAGGTCCCTTTTAGATGGACTGATGAAGCCCAGAAAAACTTGAGGAGATTAAGCACAGACTAATAACTGCCCCAGTCTTGCGTCTTCCGGATCCTAACCTCCCCTTTGTAGTGGAAGTTGATGCCTCTGACACAGGGGTGGGTGCTGTCTTGTCACAACGCTCGGGTTCAAACAAACTTCACCCCTGCATCGCCTTTTCTCACTGTCTAAGCCCTGTTTTGACTTCACCTTGTCCTACCGTCCAGGTTCTAAGAAAGTCAAACCAGATGCCCTCTCAAGACAGTGGGAAGAATCCTTTGTTTTGCCTCACACTCCTATTCTCCCTCCTGAACACATCATTTGTGCTACTACGTTGCGAgattgaaggagtgatagaaactGCCCTACAAAATGAACCTGATCCAGGTGGAGGTCCTGCAAGCAAACTATAAGTACCCTCTGCAATCTGAGGTCAAGTTATGCTTTGGGGACATACCAGCCCTGTCTCAGGATATCCAGGAAGCACACGCACCTTGGAATTCCTACAAAGATGATTTTGGTGACCCAACATGGCAAGAGGCATCCGGCAGTTTGTAGCAGAATGCGACACATGCTCGCAATAAGGAACCCAGGGTCAAATCATCAGGATTGATGTCAGTTCTGGAAAGCCTCCTGCTCTTCTCTGGGGGCTTCTGTTAGCTTGTCACCTAGGTATCATCCTCAATCTAACGGTCAAACTGAAAGGGTTAACGAGGACCTGGAACGAACCCTGCGGTGTTTAAGATCCACTAACCCTGCATCTTGGGCAGATCACTTATTGTGGGCAGAATATGCCCACAACACTTTCTGGAACTCATCTCTGGATATTTCCCCATTCGAGTGCCAGTTTAGTTATCCACCTCCCTTATTTCCCGATCCAGTCCTCAACCACAGCCCTGTCAGCCACCCAGATGGTACATCGCTGCAGGACAGCCTGGCGATGGGCTCATGCCACTTTGTTTAAGCAATGTAGGGCACGTAAGATTGTGGCGGATCATAGATGGAGACTGGGACCTTCCTTTTATCTGGGTCAGCGTGTGCTGTTGGCAACCAAAGATTTACCGCTCAGGGTTCCTAACAAGAAACTGGCACCTCGATACATCGGACCAATCAAAGTGGTTCGGTGTATTAGTCTGGTATGTTGTAATTGCTGTCTTCCCTTAGAATCAACCCTACATTCAATGTCTCCCACTTAAAACCCTATCTCTGCATCACAGGACCTTCATGTACTGTGCCACCTCCTCCACGCATGGTGAATGGCTCTCTGGCCTATACGGTCAACAAGATATTGGACTCCCGCAGAGTACATGGTCGAGTCCAATACCTAGTTGACTGGGAAGGATATGGTCCCGAAAAACGTTCTTGGGTCCCTGCGAATCATATTCTGGATCCAGATCTCATTCGGACCTTTCGGTGCAATCGGGTGCAACCCTTTATTAAGCCTTCAGTCTCTCTTCATTGCAGACTTTTGAGTTTGTAGCCAGACCTTGCCGGCAATTTGGTATTTCTCTCCAAAAGGAGTCTTTTGATCTTCTTTTGTATTTTCAACCCTTGGATTTAATTCTACTCACAAGCCCTTTTTCTTTCTATCCTCCAGGAGTCTggagagcattttcctgttggGACTTTTGTCTCGCTGATTTGCTTTCTCCTGTacttttttctaaaaaaaacaaacaaactatttttctctccttttctttttcatctGTTATCCTCCTTTTGGTTCCCTGGTAGTCACAAGCCCCAATACATATTTAAGTTAATCGATATGCTTTTGAATTCTTCACAATCAGTCAACCACTCTGTATCTGGATAGCTGTCCCTTTACATATTAGTTGTATTAATTGCTCTGTTTCGTCTGGTCTCCTTAAAGTTTTCCATTTAACCAAATGATCTTATATCTGCTAGTGTCTACACCCAACTGCCTTTTGCCACTCAAATAACTGACCATTTGGTTGCACCGATCTTATTTAGCAGGCCGTTATTAACAAATAACCATGAGTTCCTAGGAAAAAAAGACATTGTTGGTAGGGCATATCTGTATAAAGTCCCAGTTCATGTTTTGAAATTAATGATGTCTTTACACAAGCAGATCACACATGCTGAATGCACCAATGCACCATTTGGTGATAATCTGCTGTCCTTGCCTATCCCTAACAGACAATATTTGGTGCAGAAATTGCCCCAACAAAGGTAGAAAGGAAGAATGGGACAAAATGACACAAAAATTACTCTTGAATAGCTTGAAGACCTAGCGGTGATCATAATGCTGATTTAAATGAAGATGATGatcagtgtcactgacacaAAGCACATTCAAAGCATTAAACATATCGAGTTCACTATCTACTGAGTAATTAATCAGTACTCCTTGGTTGTTAATAGGagtgattttaaatattaatgcagCACCAATCATTACTTCTTGCTTAGTCCCTGCATAGTTACCTATTAACTTCCAAACGATATTGTAAAGTGTTAAGATCACATGAATGCAATTTGTTCGTGACTTGCCAACAAGAACGACCTGAAAGTTCCATCATTTACTGCAGCATCAGGTATTTGCTCTCGCAAGGTAATATCTCTGTTGTTCTACCATGAGTtactcagacacagcagaactGTTAGTGTTTTTAAAGTCATCGGTGTCAGTGCTGGACTGAGTAGTCCACCAATTCAAAATGTCCAACCAGCAGCATTCTGTGGGTGGCatcctgtgttcactgatggACTTGAGGATGACCAAAACAAACTGTACTGCAAAAGATGAGTTGCTctctttaaatttacatttccaaaatggacaaaaaaatgtatgtgtctAACagggtggacagtgagtgaacacaacAGCAACTGCTGTTTTTGATTTGCTgtaccaccacccaaatcatacctgctctgtgatggtcctgaccatttgaagAACTGGGTGAAATAAGAAAGTGATAAGaacgtatgcagagaaacaggtggactactggctataaatacaaagtgctcctgtatggtctgAGCAAGATATTAGAATGTTTTTTcagctttaaaatgtaaatatatgtaaaaatatcttaatATTGTAATACAAATATATCAGATTGTTGTCTTgacattatgaaatgaaaataaatttgaattattttttattttattcaggcAGATGAGAGGGTGCAGCCAAAGCAGTTAGGAACTGAGGCAGAAGTGAGATTGCAATGGCAAAACTGTGAAAAGCTTAATGAGCCTTAGTTAGACTGTTAAATATgctattgaaattttgaaattaatCTTTACCCTTAACataattgtgtgttgtgtgaattTTTTTAACATATGAACTTTAATTTTTATGATAAAAGCAATGTGATTATCAGCTTTGTTCTGGAAACAGGTCAAATATTAGATTTCAAACCATCCCCAATTTGCCCCctcaaaaattaaatattaaatatgccATAAGCCCAGTGTCTTTACACACCACTCTTTCAGATGTCTGCATTTCAGCTAAATTTACAACCTCCTTCATAactattgtatatatttaaaacatctgtgacgttcctcttatttttattgctggttttatttattttcttatttgtaTGCAAGGCCAATTCCaatggtgttttgtgttttttaatggtGATTTAAAATTCAGCAGAAATACATATTACAGTTTGCTTTTGTTTGATGTTAACACACTTCTGTTTTTGTTATATGTACAAATGCCTGTATGgtaaaaacatatttcttaATTTGTGATTATTATGCAATATCATTTTAATGTCTTTGAGCATAAATTACAATGTATGCAATCAAATTAAAAGCATGattttatatacatattatgGTTGTAGTTTAGTCCTGCATGTCAAGACTCATTGACCAAAGGCTTTATTTTGCTACTACCACCGAAAAAATACAATTTGAACAAGGGTCTAACAGCATCATCTCTCAGCCCATAGATGAGAGGGCTCAGGCAGCGAGGCAGGATCAGGACAAAAAGAAAGTTCAGATATAGCAGGTTAATATACAGAGAGCTAAAACTACCAGTCAATATATAAAGTTCTCTTTCTATGTTCGTAAATAAAAAAGAGGTGAGAGACAGTCCCAGTTGAAATAAATGCAGCAGCACAGTCCTGTAGGCTTTCCTAGCTGAATCTTTACTGGAGGACACAGACCTAGAAGTGATCATAATGTTGATGTAAGTGTAGATGATGatcagtgtcactgacacaAAGTAAAACATATTCAGTGCATTAAACAAACCGAGTTGCCATGATTTCATGAAAAGCCTGTCCCTGGAGCAAAATACATTTATGGTTAAAAAGTTAGGGTCCATTATTGCTGCAAAGAACAAGTCAATCATGGGGTTAATAGAACTAATACACCACATTAATACAATTGCAAGATAAGTCCTTTTCTGAGTGGCTATTTCTGTGTGTCTTAGCGGGAAACATATGGCCACATAACGCTCTAGTGACATTACAGCCAAGTTTAAAGGAGTGTTACGGAATGTTGCACTTGAAACAAAAATTATA
This genomic interval from Hoplias malabaricus isolate fHopMal1 chromosome 15, fHopMal1.hap1, whole genome shotgun sequence contains the following:
- the LOC136668031 gene encoding uncharacterized protein: MSGTNSTDVKEQSPFFHNVTFAIGRGQSVTGYGRGRPAASSFIVNQDDTVYQLVSDCHKGPAAVSTPISHEVSQPRSQIISTDVLSSVMADLAKQISDSITASIQTMHQHTDSHPRSQSQQSQSFIDASKLNITVQSDIKPPPFFRGDGTDNLSVHEWEDMMMNYLRRVNYAKDEIGEFIISRLTGKAKDMVKVSLRSNTLLNSSSPTSIFDILKRHFSELTYSNMPMRDFYNTIPMAGESVMEYWIRINKAIDVADECLKRRGKSVEDPSAEVVMMFISHCPDPNLALSLSFKSAEKWTAAEVQERLDDHQRDIRKGTAHAPRVSFTASRPGYQPPLAPWTAATSGIPSVDSWMRRSEEVWEETNLHITEALSRYKEQADKHRSNSPLFQIGERVWLATKDIRFEGRCRKLLPKYIGPFCISGKINEVTYKLELPAQYRIANSFHVSLLKPVVPGPLNELQPDDVPPPAVDFGDSSTYAVREVLDSLRRGGTLQYLIDWEGYGPEERSWVPAKDIYDPGLVLAFHSRHPEKPAPHPRGRPRGSVSNPAPSLSMSRSRNPRQSQPSACADVPSSGNSVPLGGRRRGCPRSRLPPVPSAGGGGGYCHAYISGLKFPECICQSHDYPPVSLTRILITHTCLSPYLYPIQ
- the LOC136668032 gene encoding odorant receptor 131-2-like, producing the protein MALFNGSAVEVWIIQQQLDDLRNEGPILKLAVAMFMTLFFLYVNGVMFYVLRSKRTFKETSRYILFGHMLLNDSVQLLVSPLLYYFAFAFLKVVTAACAFIIFVSSATFRNTPLNLAVMSLERYVAICFPLRHTEIATQKRTYLAIVLMWCISSINPMIDLFFAAIMDPNFLTINVFCSRDRLFMKSWQLGLFNALNMFYFVSVTLIIIYTYINIMITSRSVSSSKDSARKAYRTVLLHLFQLGLSLTSFLFTNIERELYILTGSFSSLYINLLYLNFLFVLILPRCLSPLIYGLRDDAVRPLFKLYFFGGSSKIKPLVNES